In the Arachis ipaensis cultivar K30076 chromosome B10, Araip1.1, whole genome shotgun sequence genome, one interval contains:
- the LOC107620864 gene encoding protein STRUBBELIG-RECEPTOR FAMILY 2-like — protein sequence MINVFSYLHSAFSPPIAHGNLKAANILLDENLMPCLSDCGVATLRPLGSIQATEALIDVGYPSPDHGKAGESSRKRDVCAFGVLLLEILTGRKAFYGNACYVEGGIVLS from the coding sequence ATGATAAATGTTTTTAGCTACTTGCACTCAGCATTCTCCCCACCTATTGCCCATGGAAACTTGAAGGCTGCCAATATTCTTCTGGATGAGAATTTGATGCCTTGTCTTTCTGACTGTGGCGTGGCTACTTTGAGACCACTGGGGAGCATTCAGGCTACCGAGGCTCTTATTGATGTAGGTTACCCGTCACCTGACCATGGCAAAGCAGGAGAGAGCAGCAGAAAGAGAGATGTGTGTGCCTTTGGGGTACTGCTTCTGGAAATATTAACGGGAAGAAAAGCATTCTATGGGAATGCATGTTATGTTGAAGGTGGCATCGTGTTAAGTTGA